TAATGCCTTCGGCATTATCCTATGAAATAAGGTTGACGGAGTGTTGCGATGGCTAAAATCGTTCTCATAGTCGACGATGAAGAGGAATTGGCTAAGTCGATCTCGGATTACCTGCACCAGGCCGGGTACCGCACGATCGAAACGTTCGACGGGGCCTCAGCGCTGGCCGAGTTCGACTCCCACCGACCGGATCTGGTCATCCTCGATCTCGGACTCCCCGACATCGATGGTCTTGACGTCGCACGGGAGATCCGCCGCCGGACGCAGGTCCCGATCATCATGCTCACCGCACGGGCGCAGGAGGTGGACCGGATCGTCGGGCTCGAGCTCGGAGCGGACGACTACATCACGAAGCCGTTCTCTCCCCGCGAGCTCGTGCTGCGGGTGCAGGCGGTCCTGCGCCGGTTGGCCGGACCGGCCCCGGAGGCTCCGGTGCGGATCGGCGACCTCGTGATCGATCTCGCCGGGCGGGAGGTGCGCCGGGACGGCGCTCTCATCAAGCTCACCCCGACCGAGTTCGACCTCCTCGCCTTCCTCGTCCGTCGGCCGAACCGGGTCTTCACCCGGCTCGAGCTCCTCAAG
This sequence is a window from Candidatus Bipolaricaulota bacterium. Protein-coding genes within it:
- a CDS encoding response regulator transcription factor, which encodes MAKIVLIVDDEEELAKSISDYLHQAGYRTIETFDGASALAEFDSHRPDLVILDLGLPDIDGLDVAREIRRRTQVPIIMLTARAQEVDRIVGLELGADDYITKPFSPRELVLRVQAVLRRLAGPAPEAPVRIGDLVIDLAGREVRRDGALIKLTPTEFDLLAFLVRRPNRVFTRLELLKEVQGYTTPALMRNIDNHIMNLRRKIEPDPAEPRIIRTVYGVGYKLVIPRTQGDNDET